In Pelodictyon luteolum DSM 273, the genomic stretch CGCTCCTGCCGATGCACAGCCTCGGCCACGGGTTCATCCCGCCGGCCATCCATGCCGGAGGCCTCCGCTACCACGGCATGGCGCCGCTCGTGAGCCATGTGCGCCAGCTGGGACTCATTGAAGCCACCGCCCTGCCGCAGACCGAGTGCTACCAGGCAGCCCTGCTGTTCGCCCACACCGAAGGGTTCATACCCGCACCGGAAACCTCGCACGCCATCGCTCAAACCATCCGGGAAGCGAAAAAGGCGAAGGAGGAAGGCAAAGAGAAGGTGATCCTCATGAACTGGTCGGGACACGGCCTGATGGACCTGCAGGGCTATGACGCATATATGTCGGGTAAAATCAGCGACTTTCCGCTGCCGGAGGAGATGCTGCAGCGCTCTCTGGAGGCATTGAAGGACCATCCGCCAACGCCCTGAGAGACCGGAGGAAGGGCGCCACGAACATGCCCGGCAGACCCCCGGTGACGAAGCCGGGCCTCCCCTGATGCGAGAAGCCGCTCAAAAAAAGAGCGGCTTCTCTGTTCCCCACGCCACCTGCGGGGGGCATGTCAGGAATAGTCATATCGCGCTCTTTTGCACGCTCCTGCATCAGTGTATGGTGTTCGAGGCGGAGTTTCTGTCGGGCTGCGTCAGTGGTGGCGGCGCGCATACGCATCCGGTAGTCGTTACGTTCGGCCGGCGTCATCAGCTGGCTACCGTAGATGGGCGCTTCTGCCAAGGTTGGGCAGGTGGCGCTGCTGGAAGCGAAGGTCGGATAGGATTATTGAACGTTATTGCAGATGAAGCCGTTGTATTTGTAAATTGTCATTCAACCATGAACACCTTAGCTATGATAGAGATTACCAGCACAGAATTGCGAAGAAACTTTGGCAAATATCTGGATATGGCCACAAAAAAACAGGAACAAGTACTTGTCCGTTACAGGAACAAGAGGCTGTTTACGTTGACTCTTGAGCCCGTTAGTGAGAGCCTCTCTGAAAAGGAGGAGAAGAACGATACGTATTTTGAACAGACTGAGGTGCGTGACTCAATCCTCCGTGGTCGTGCTGACGTCAAAGCGGGAAGAACGCGTAAGTTTACCGGCGTAAAGGATTTATGGGCAAATATCACGTAGAGCTTACTGAGGAGTTTGACAAACACCT encodes the following:
- a CDS encoding type II toxin-antitoxin system Phd/YefM family antitoxin, with amino-acid sequence MREAAQKKSGFSVPHATCGGHVRNSHIALFCTLLHQCMVFEAEFLSGCVSGGGAHTHPVVVTFGRRHQLATVDGRFCQGWAGGAAGSEGRIGLLNVIADEAVVFVNCHSTMNTLAMIEITSTELRRNFGKYLDMATKKQEQVLVRYRNKRLFTLTLEPVSESLSEKEEKNDTYFEQTEVRDSILRGRADVKAGRTRKFTGVKDLWANIT